A single region of the Acidobacteriota bacterium genome encodes:
- a CDS encoding ketoacyl-ACP synthase III: MYVPDRVLTNKDFERMVDTSNEWILERTGIHERHVVEKGQTNSDLATQAIRRLCEKRGIEPSEIDLVILPTVTPDMFFPSTACVVLDKLGVRNSWGFDLSGACSGFIFGLAVGEKFVRTGVHNKVVVVGSEVMSSIIDYTDRATCVLFGDGAGAALLEPAEEGEVGLLDILTRCDGAGGKFLYMPGGGSMNPSSHETVDKKMHYVHQEGRQVFKFAVTEMADISEKILKKNNLEADDVKLFVAHQANIRIITATAERLKLREDQYIINIERFGNTTSATIPICLFEASRDGRIRKGDWVLLTAFGAGFTWGSVLLRWEI; the protein is encoded by the coding sequence ATGTACGTCCCCGACCGTGTCCTGACCAACAAGGACTTCGAGCGGATGGTGGACACCTCCAACGAGTGGATCCTGGAACGGACGGGGATTCACGAGCGGCACGTCGTGGAGAAGGGCCAGACGAACTCCGACCTGGCGACCCAGGCCATTCGCCGCCTGTGCGAAAAACGGGGCATCGAGCCCTCCGAGATCGACCTCGTCATTCTCCCGACGGTGACCCCGGACATGTTCTTCCCCTCCACCGCCTGCGTGGTCCTGGACAAGCTGGGCGTCCGCAACTCCTGGGGCTTCGACCTCTCGGGCGCCTGCTCCGGGTTCATCTTCGGCCTGGCGGTCGGCGAGAAGTTCGTGCGGACCGGCGTCCACAACAAGGTGGTGGTGGTGGGCTCCGAGGTGATGTCCTCCATCATCGACTACACCGACCGGGCCACCTGCGTGCTCTTCGGCGACGGCGCCGGGGCCGCCCTGCTGGAGCCGGCTGAGGAGGGCGAGGTGGGGCTGCTGGACATCCTGACCCGCTGCGACGGGGCCGGCGGCAAGTTCCTCTACATGCCCGGCGGCGGCAGCATGAACCCCTCCAGCCACGAGACGGTGGACAAGAAGATGCACTACGTCCACCAGGAGGGGCGCCAGGTGTTCAAGTTCGCCGTTACCGAGATGGCCGACATCTCGGAGAAAATCCTGAAGAAGAACAACCTCGAAGCGGACGACGTCAAGCTCTTCGTCGCCCACCAGGCCAACATCCGCATCATCACCGCGACCGCCGAGCGCCTGAAGCTCCGGGAGGACCAGTACATCATCAACATCGAGCGCTTCGGGAACACCACCTCGGCCACCATCCCCATCTGCCTGTTCGAGGCGAGCCGGGACGGTCGGATCCGGAAGGGGGACTGGGTGCTCCTGACGGCCTTCGGCGCCGGTTTCACCTGGGGGAGCGTCCTGCTGCGCTGGGAAATCTGA
- a CDS encoding polysaccharide deacetylase family protein yields MTPPCRRSAAVLLTWLFAVSCAAAVVDRLPPGPPGQRRVALTFDACESNAPAGFDETVLACLLREKVPFTIFAGGKFAERNAARLRELAAFPFVEVENHSFAHRQHMERMSPAEVEADVRRAERVIAGLTSRPPRFFRFPGGNYDDRTLEQVEKMGYRVVHWTFASGDPDPKVTPERLEQYVLSGARDGGILIFHVNGRGWATGRALPGILAGLRERGYRFVRLDEAIEGAGPAAGSAPAAPLPLSLRPGPPSAAPLPVLGPPVPASLPSRGPSIRTGPGGPGAPETPPGPDLPTPLRRPPSRAVLAGTAALLLAALILLSVIRRKGK; encoded by the coding sequence ATGACCCCGCCTTGCCGCCGCTCCGCAGCGGTCCTTCTGACCTGGCTTTTCGCCGTTTCCTGCGCGGCGGCCGTCGTGGACCGCCTGCCCCCGGGGCCGCCCGGCCAGCGGCGGGTCGCCCTCACCTTCGACGCCTGCGAGAGCAACGCCCCCGCCGGTTTCGACGAGACCGTCCTGGCCTGCCTCCTCCGCGAGAAGGTCCCCTTCACGATCTTCGCGGGCGGGAAGTTCGCGGAGCGCAACGCCGCCCGGTTGCGGGAACTGGCCGCCTTCCCCTTCGTGGAGGTGGAAAACCACTCCTTCGCCCACCGCCAGCACATGGAGCGGATGAGCCCGGCGGAGGTCGAGGCGGACGTTCGGCGCGCCGAACGGGTGATCGCGGGGCTGACAAGCCGGCCCCCCCGGTTTTTTCGCTTCCCCGGCGGGAACTACGACGATCGCACCCTTGAGCAGGTGGAGAAGATGGGGTACCGGGTGGTCCACTGGACCTTCGCCAGCGGCGACCCCGACCCGAAGGTCACCCCCGAACGCCTGGAGCAGTACGTCCTGTCCGGGGCCAGGGACGGCGGCATCCTGATCTTTCACGTGAACGGGCGGGGCTGGGCCACGGGCCGGGCGCTGCCGGGCATCCTCGCGGGCCTGCGGGAAAGGGGCTACCGCTTCGTCCGGCTGGACGAGGCGATCGAGGGCGCGGGCCCCGCCGCCGGGAGCGCACCCGCCGCCCCCCTCCCCCTTTCCCTCCGCCCGGGCCCGCCGTCCGCGGCGCCGCTCCCTGTGCTCGGGCCCCCGGTCCCCGCGTCGCTGCCATCCCGGGGGCCGTCGATCCGGACCGGGCCCGGCGGGCCCGGGGCCCCGGAGACACCCCCCGGGCCGGACCTCCCCACCCCCCTCCGGCGGCCGCCGTCCCGCGCGGTGCTGGCGGGGACCGCCGCTCTCCTGCTGGCCGCCCTCATCCTGCTCTCCGTCATTCGGCGGAAAGGGAAATGA
- a CDS encoding TlyA family RNA methyltransferase: protein MAKERLDSLLVERGLAETRVKAQALIMAGLVLAGDRKVDKPGTRVDDTLPLRVLGDGCPFVGRGGLKLAHALDVFALPVDGAVCLDVGSSTGGFTDCLLSRGARQVHCIDVGRNQLHWKLRTDPRVVLREGFNARYLGPGDFPGVVFDRVVMDVSFISQTLILPAIRRLLDAGGRADADVVTLVKPQFEAGPGEVGKGGIVRDEAVRERVLETVADVARHLGFRVLGHTVSPVTGADGNVEYLLHLKGGDP, encoded by the coding sequence ATGGCCAAGGAACGACTCGACAGTCTGCTGGTTGAACGAGGACTGGCGGAAACGCGCGTCAAAGCCCAGGCCCTGATCATGGCGGGGCTCGTGCTGGCGGGCGACCGGAAGGTGGACAAGCCGGGGACCCGCGTGGACGACACCCTGCCCCTCCGGGTCCTGGGGGACGGTTGCCCCTTCGTGGGCCGTGGCGGGCTCAAGCTGGCCCACGCCCTGGACGTCTTCGCCCTCCCGGTGGACGGGGCGGTCTGCCTGGACGTGGGGTCCTCCACCGGGGGTTTCACCGACTGCCTCCTCTCCCGCGGCGCCCGGCAGGTCCACTGCATCGACGTGGGCCGCAACCAGCTGCACTGGAAACTGCGCACCGACCCGCGGGTCGTCCTTCGGGAGGGCTTCAACGCCCGCTACCTGGGGCCCGGCGACTTCCCGGGCGTGGTGTTCGACCGGGTGGTGATGGACGTCTCCTTCATCTCCCAGACGCTGATCCTGCCCGCGATCCGCCGGTTGCTGGACGCGGGCGGCCGGGCGGACGCCGACGTGGTCACCCTGGTCAAGCCCCAGTTCGAGGCGGGGCCGGGCGAGGTGGGGAAGGGCGGGATCGTCCGGGACGAGGCCGTGCGGGAACGAGTCCTCGAAACGGTGGCTGACGTCGCCCGGCACCTCGGTTTCCGGGTGCTGGGGCACACCGTCTCCCCCGTCACCGGCGCCGACGGCAACGTCGAGTACCTGCTTCACCTCAAGGGAGGCGACCCATGA
- a CDS encoding alpha/beta hydrolase, giving the protein MPKAFPGSFIRGFTVLFVLGAALADAEAGKPRTVTGEAVSADGTKIAYTVRGTRGPALVFVHGWTGDAGVWDAQVDAFSPRYRVVTLDLAGHGKSADTRKEWTIPRFGEDVLAVLKVLRLRHAVLVGHSMGGPVILETARMATGGEVAALVPVDTLHKLDRSMSPDQIQTFVGLLKKDFVAGCRDALAPHLFAPGTDPALKTKVLDKMTAASPEIAVPAMENLLKWDPRGWAGSLSCPVRAVNADLAPTDIEANRKFIKDYEVVVLKGRGHFPMMEAPEEFNRALGQILDRLFLKE; this is encoded by the coding sequence GTGCCGAAAGCGTTCCCCGGAAGTTTCATCCGCGGTTTCACCGTCCTGTTCGTTCTCGGGGCCGCCCTGGCGGACGCCGAGGCCGGCAAGCCCCGCACCGTGACCGGCGAGGCCGTCTCCGCCGACGGCACGAAGATCGCCTACACGGTCCGGGGGACCCGGGGCCCGGCCCTGGTGTTCGTCCACGGGTGGACCGGGGACGCCGGCGTCTGGGACGCCCAGGTCGACGCCTTCTCCCCGCGGTACCGGGTGGTCACCCTCGACCTGGCGGGCCACGGCAAGTCCGCGGACACCCGAAAGGAGTGGACCATCCCCCGCTTCGGCGAGGACGTGCTCGCCGTGCTCAAGGTCCTGCGGCTCCGGCACGCGGTCCTGGTGGGCCACTCCATGGGCGGCCCGGTCATCCTGGAGACGGCCCGGATGGCCACCGGGGGGGAAGTGGCGGCCCTCGTCCCGGTGGACACCCTCCACAAGCTCGACCGGTCCATGTCCCCCGATCAGATCCAGACCTTCGTCGGGCTCCTGAAGAAGGATTTCGTCGCCGGCTGCCGGGACGCTCTCGCCCCCCACCTGTTCGCACCGGGGACCGACCCCGCCCTGAAAACGAAGGTCCTGGACAAGATGACCGCGGCGTCGCCAGAGATCGCCGTCCCCGCCATGGAAAACCTCCTGAAGTGGGACCCGCGGGGCTGGGCGGGATCGCTCTCGTGCCCGGTGCGGGCCGTCAACGCTGACCTGGCCCCCACGGACATCGAGGCGAACCGGAAGTTCATCAAGGATTACGAGGTGGTCGTCCTGAAAGGCCGGGGACACTTCCCCATGATGGAGGCCCCGGAGGAGTTCAACCGGGCGCTCGGGCAGATCCTCGACCGGCTCTTCCTGAAGGAGTGA
- a CDS encoding B12-binding domain-containing radical SAM protein, producing MRLYLINPSNPLVSIVHVKESRWNRYRVWKPLSLMVLAGLTPPGWDIAILDENVSQPDYASLPRPDLVGITAFTSQANRAYEIADFYRNLGVPVVMGGIHATMCLDEALDHVDAVVTREADVIWPQVLEDLKRGDLKRRYDGGLAPVDRIPPARHDLLTGEYAFGAIQTTRGCPLNCNFCSVTAFNGAHYRQRPVADVVEEFLTVPEKLVLVVDDNLIGTKPEHIERAKELFRALIAARLRKEWVAQATINFADDEELLTLAKKAGCRGVFIGFESPTPEGLKELGKKFNLLKGRDIRDSVRRIQRHKLLVVGSFIIGLDVDEAGIGRRIAQTARRYGVDNLNTLFLTPLPGTRLWDQLNERGRIALDDPSTEWKYYTLTFPVARYLRLSLEAVIEEMMTCNRDFYAFGSILHRVWRCVLGRRHPLISLVGNLSYRSNLKVDLAAYRNFTREKGARFACAESATT from the coding sequence ATGCGCCTCTACCTGATCAACCCGTCCAATCCCCTCGTCAGCATCGTTCACGTCAAGGAGAGCCGCTGGAACCGTTACCGCGTCTGGAAACCCCTCAGCCTCATGGTGCTCGCGGGCCTGACGCCGCCGGGCTGGGACATCGCCATCCTGGACGAAAACGTCTCACAACCCGATTACGCGTCCTTGCCTCGCCCCGACCTCGTGGGCATCACCGCCTTCACGTCCCAGGCGAACCGCGCCTACGAGATCGCCGACTTCTACCGCAACCTGGGCGTCCCCGTCGTCATGGGCGGCATCCACGCCACCATGTGCCTAGACGAGGCCCTGGACCACGTGGATGCCGTCGTCACCCGGGAAGCCGACGTGATCTGGCCTCAGGTCCTCGAGGACCTGAAGCGGGGTGACCTGAAGCGCCGCTACGACGGCGGACTGGCGCCGGTCGACCGCATCCCCCCCGCACGGCACGACCTGCTGACCGGCGAGTACGCCTTCGGGGCGATCCAGACCACCCGCGGCTGCCCCCTGAACTGCAATTTCTGCAGCGTCACGGCGTTCAACGGGGCCCACTACCGGCAGCGACCGGTTGCGGACGTGGTGGAGGAATTCCTGACGGTCCCCGAGAAACTGGTGCTCGTGGTGGACGACAATCTCATCGGGACGAAGCCGGAGCACATCGAGCGCGCCAAGGAACTGTTCCGCGCCCTGATCGCGGCCCGCCTCCGGAAGGAGTGGGTCGCCCAGGCCACCATCAACTTCGCCGACGACGAGGAACTCCTCACCCTGGCCAAGAAGGCGGGTTGCCGGGGCGTCTTCATCGGCTTCGAGTCCCCTACGCCGGAGGGGCTCAAGGAACTCGGAAAGAAATTCAACCTCCTGAAAGGAAGGGATATCCGGGATTCCGTGCGCCGGATCCAGCGGCACAAACTGCTGGTGGTGGGCTCCTTCATCATCGGCCTGGACGTCGACGAGGCGGGGATCGGCCGCCGGATCGCCCAGACGGCCCGCCGCTACGGCGTGGACAACCTCAACACCCTCTTCCTGACCCCCCTGCCGGGGACCCGGTTGTGGGACCAGTTGAACGAACGGGGGCGGATCGCCCTGGACGACCCCTCCACGGAATGGAAATACTACACGCTGACGTTTCCGGTCGCTCGTTACCTTCGGCTGTCTCTCGAGGCCGTCATCGAGGAAATGATGACCTGCAACCGGGACTTCTATGCCTTCGGGAGCATCCTTCACCGCGTGTGGCGGTGCGTGCTGGGGCGGCGCCACCCCCTCATCAGCCTGGTGGGCAACCTCTCCTACCGGAGCAACCTGAAGGTGGACCTC
- a CDS encoding 1-deoxy-D-xylulose-5-phosphate synthase, whose amino-acid sequence MLETIDSPADLKKLSLEDLEPLASEIRDRMIEVVSKNGGHLASNLGVVELTLALHYVFDTPRDKILWDVSHQCYTHKLITGRRDAFHTLRTYQGITGFCNRQESPHDAFTAGHASTSISAALGMAVGRDMARRDNRVVAVIGDGSLTGGMAMEGLNQAGHRRNNLLIVLNDNEMSISSNVGAWSGYLKRIIDGQVYTVFARDVQAVLRSIPGIGNQLLKTTKNLVDAIKTFFVPGKLLEELGLRYLGPVDGHNVPKLVETFREIRDMEGPVLLHVVTTKGKGYAPAEKEPDKWHGASPFNVATGKGLRSGGPPTYTAVFSETLRELARTDDRLVAVSAAMLSGTGLDAFKRAYPDRCFDVGIAEQHAVTFSAGMATEGYHPVVAIYSTFLQRAFDQVFHDVCLMNLPVTFVLDRAGIVGDDGPTHHGLYDLAYLRILPNMTVMAPKDEAELRDMLLTATRLDGPAAIRFPRGAGEEVSLEGPPREVPVGKGEVLRTGKDVALIAIGSRVHPALKAAETLSRKGIECTVVNARFAKPLDRDLIRQAAEGRLVVTVEEGILPGGFGAAVTEFLQDDNVFTQGILRMGLPDRVIPHGDPRILLARYRLDAEGIAERVAEFFEERRWPRNDSTVCWLNEDWRKRASKPRP is encoded by the coding sequence ATGCTCGAAACCATCGACAGCCCGGCGGACCTGAAGAAACTGTCACTGGAGGACCTGGAACCGCTGGCTTCCGAAATCCGGGACCGGATGATCGAGGTCGTGTCCAAGAACGGGGGCCACCTGGCGTCGAACCTCGGCGTCGTGGAGCTGACCCTGGCCCTGCACTACGTCTTTGACACGCCCCGGGACAAGATCCTCTGGGACGTCTCCCACCAGTGTTACACCCACAAGCTGATCACCGGGCGCCGCGACGCCTTCCATACCCTCCGCACCTACCAGGGGATCACCGGCTTCTGCAACCGCCAGGAGAGCCCCCACGACGCCTTCACGGCGGGGCACGCCTCCACCTCCATCAGCGCCGCCCTGGGCATGGCCGTCGGAAGGGACATGGCCCGCCGTGACAACCGGGTGGTGGCCGTCATCGGCGACGGGTCCCTCACGGGCGGGATGGCCATGGAGGGGCTCAACCAGGCCGGGCACCGCCGCAACAACCTGCTGATCGTCCTCAACGACAACGAGATGTCCATCTCCTCCAACGTGGGGGCCTGGTCGGGGTACCTCAAGCGCATCATCGACGGCCAGGTCTACACCGTCTTCGCCCGGGACGTCCAGGCCGTCCTCCGCAGCATCCCCGGCATCGGGAATCAACTCCTCAAGACCACCAAGAACCTGGTGGACGCCATCAAGACCTTCTTCGTTCCCGGCAAACTGCTGGAGGAACTGGGGCTCCGCTATCTCGGCCCGGTGGACGGTCACAACGTTCCCAAGCTGGTGGAGACCTTCCGGGAGATCCGGGACATGGAGGGGCCCGTCCTGCTCCACGTGGTCACCACCAAGGGGAAGGGCTACGCCCCGGCCGAGAAGGAGCCCGACAAGTGGCACGGCGCCTCCCCCTTCAACGTGGCCACCGGCAAGGGGCTCCGGTCCGGCGGGCCGCCCACCTACACCGCGGTGTTCTCGGAAACGCTCCGCGAGCTGGCCCGGACGGACGACCGGCTCGTCGCCGTGTCCGCCGCCATGCTGAGCGGGACGGGCCTGGACGCCTTCAAGCGGGCATACCCGGACCGCTGTTTCGACGTGGGCATCGCCGAGCAGCACGCCGTGACCTTCTCGGCCGGGATGGCCACGGAAGGGTACCACCCCGTGGTGGCCATCTACTCCACCTTCCTCCAGCGGGCCTTCGACCAGGTCTTCCACGACGTCTGCCTCATGAACCTTCCCGTGACCTTCGTCCTGGACCGGGCGGGGATCGTCGGGGACGACGGGCCCACGCACCACGGGCTGTACGACCTCGCCTACCTGCGCATCCTCCCCAACATGACGGTCATGGCCCCCAAGGACGAGGCGGAACTCCGCGACATGCTCCTCACCGCCACGCGCCTGGACGGGCCCGCCGCCATCCGCTTCCCCCGGGGGGCCGGCGAGGAGGTCTCCCTCGAGGGGCCCCCGCGCGAGGTCCCCGTGGGCAAGGGCGAGGTGCTGCGGACCGGGAAGGACGTGGCCCTCATCGCCATCGGCAGCCGGGTCCACCCCGCCCTGAAGGCCGCCGAGACCCTCTCCCGGAAAGGGATCGAGTGCACGGTCGTCAACGCCCGCTTCGCCAAGCCCCTCGACCGCGACCTGATCCGCCAGGCCGCCGAGGGCCGCCTCGTGGTGACCGTGGAGGAGGGCATCCTCCCGGGCGGTTTCGGGGCGGCGGTCACGGAATTCCTCCAGGACGACAACGTCTTCACCCAGGGTATCCTCCGGATGGGGCTGCCCGACCGGGTCATCCCCCACGGCGACCCGCGCATCCTCCTGGCCCGCTACCGCCTCGATGCGGAAGGCATCGCCGAGCGGGTCGCGGAGTTCTTCGAAGAAAGACGATGGCCAAGGAACGACTCGACAGTCTGCTGGTTGAACGAGGACTGGCGGAAACGCGCGTCAAAGCCCAGGCCCTGA
- a CDS encoding VWA domain-containing protein, which translates to MKSCPRLFLPTAAACLVLALSIACKQQETGNGAKPDVRNRTDDWCLNLPAEGEETAKGGSVAQMAMPSAPPPAPAMADTARLGLATGGAKDAGNFRENIRRGYLPLPTDLAYEGLFYDYYFDQGPQEPCKSLFCPAYAAAVSKDPISGREDLYLSVGLQSGLDASTFTRKKLNLVVVLDISGSMSANFRDYYYDASGSRKQPEGEAEDKSKMQVAKESLTALLGHLKEDDRLGVVLFDDEAYLAKPLRFVGETDVEKLKGHLLELGPRGGTNMEAGIRMGADLFKTVANPDPAVYENRILFLTDAMPNTGVTDPEGLLELSRKNADRRIFTTFIGVGVDFNTELVAGISKVRGCNYYSVHSSRDFRKRLDEEFAYMVTPLVFNLRLALESPGYRILKVYGSPEADQATGELMKVATLFPSKSVEGKVKGGIVLLKLRRTGEGGSLSLKVSWEDRSGKPGEERRTVSPPVAGKEFYAHGGIRKAVLLTRYADMLLNWMSDERETAQAGGKVVCSVTPAEGIRVPETAALGRWERTSMPLAVSAPYADVFRKFRAHFAAEMAPLNDPDLKKEVEILDLLTTPKKAARVAVPD; encoded by the coding sequence ATGAAATCCTGTCCCCGCTTGTTCCTTCCGACCGCCGCGGCCTGCCTGGTCCTCGCCCTTTCCATCGCCTGCAAGCAACAGGAGACGGGAAACGGGGCCAAACCCGACGTCCGCAACCGGACGGACGACTGGTGCCTGAACCTCCCCGCGGAGGGGGAAGAGACGGCCAAGGGGGGATCCGTCGCCCAGATGGCCATGCCCTCCGCGCCCCCGCCGGCCCCTGCGATGGCGGACACCGCCCGGCTCGGCCTCGCCACCGGCGGCGCCAAGGACGCGGGCAATTTCCGGGAGAACATCCGGCGAGGCTACCTGCCCCTGCCCACGGACCTCGCCTACGAGGGGCTGTTCTACGACTACTACTTCGACCAGGGCCCCCAGGAGCCCTGCAAGAGCCTCTTCTGCCCCGCCTACGCCGCGGCGGTCTCGAAGGACCCCATCTCGGGGCGGGAGGACCTCTACCTCTCTGTCGGCCTTCAGTCGGGCCTGGACGCTTCCACCTTCACCCGCAAGAAACTCAACCTGGTGGTGGTGCTGGACATTTCGGGCTCCATGTCCGCCAACTTCCGGGACTACTACTACGACGCCTCCGGGAGCCGGAAGCAGCCCGAGGGGGAGGCGGAGGACAAGTCCAAGATGCAGGTGGCCAAGGAGTCGCTGACGGCCCTGCTCGGGCACCTGAAGGAGGACGACCGGCTGGGTGTCGTCCTCTTCGACGACGAGGCCTACCTGGCCAAGCCCCTGCGTTTCGTGGGCGAGACCGACGTGGAGAAGCTCAAGGGCCACCTCCTGGAGCTGGGGCCCCGGGGCGGGACCAACATGGAAGCCGGGATCCGGATGGGCGCCGACCTCTTCAAAACCGTCGCCAACCCGGACCCCGCGGTGTACGAGAACCGCATCCTCTTCCTTACCGACGCCATGCCCAACACCGGCGTCACCGATCCGGAAGGCCTGCTCGAGCTGTCGCGGAAGAACGCGGACCGGCGCATCTTCACCACGTTCATCGGGGTCGGCGTGGACTTCAACACCGAACTCGTGGCGGGCATCTCGAAGGTCCGGGGGTGCAACTACTACTCCGTGCACTCCTCCAGGGACTTCCGGAAACGGCTGGACGAGGAGTTCGCGTACATGGTGACGCCCCTGGTCTTCAACCTGCGGCTGGCCCTGGAGAGCCCGGGCTACCGCATCCTCAAGGTCTACGGCTCCCCCGAGGCCGACCAGGCAACAGGCGAGCTGATGAAGGTCGCCACCCTTTTCCCCTCCAAATCGGTGGAAGGGAAGGTGAAAGGCGGCATCGTCCTGCTGAAGCTCCGCCGGACGGGCGAGGGCGGCTCCCTTTCCCTGAAGGTCTCCTGGGAGGACCGGTCGGGCAAGCCAGGGGAGGAGCGCCGTACTGTGTCGCCGCCGGTCGCCGGGAAGGAGTTTTATGCCCACGGCGGGATCCGGAAGGCCGTCCTGCTGACCCGGTACGCCGACATGCTCCTGAACTGGATGTCCGACGAGCGGGAGACGGCTCAGGCGGGGGGCAAGGTGGTCTGCTCGGTCACGCCGGCGGAGGGGATCCGGGTCCCGGAAACGGCCGCCCTCGGTCGCTGGGAGCGGACGTCCATGCCGCTGGCGGTCTCCGCCCCCTACGCGGACGTGTTCCGCAAATTCCGCGCCCACTTTGCCGCCGAGATGGCCCCGCTGAACGACCCCGACCTCAAGAAGGAAGTGGAGATCCTGGACCTGCTGACCACCCCGAAGAAAGCGGCCCGCGTCGCCGTTCCGGACTGA
- a CDS encoding MBL fold metallo-hydrolase, whose product MNWQVTAVGNAGFRIDAGPRRIFIDAFYRPLPGVADPPARSVWDVSRADLILVTHDHPDHFEPALTSSVAHRMGAVVVGSQRVVETLRQFDRTVRCFGVEPGQESHPGGLLSREVHAAGITLCAFRTSHGSDHLSWLGSCEDGFRFLHDGDNEDTSRYTPQDTGALDALFIAPWLGSGWAQAIRRLSPARWFLMHLTAAEIDAHEKGAYLPELCDSVPPGVVCLRPGKRYSPES is encoded by the coding sequence GTGAACTGGCAAGTGACCGCCGTGGGCAACGCGGGGTTCCGGATCGATGCCGGCCCGCGCCGGATCTTCATCGACGCCTTCTACCGGCCGCTCCCCGGTGTGGCCGACCCCCCCGCCCGGTCGGTGTGGGACGTGAGCCGGGCTGACCTCATCCTCGTGACCCACGATCACCCCGACCATTTCGAGCCCGCCCTCACGTCCTCCGTGGCGCACCGGATGGGGGCTGTCGTGGTGGGCTCCCAGCGGGTCGTCGAGACGCTGCGGCAGTTCGACCGCACGGTCCGCTGCTTCGGGGTGGAGCCGGGGCAGGAGAGCCATCCCGGAGGGCTGCTCTCCCGGGAGGTCCACGCCGCCGGCATTACCCTGTGCGCTTTCCGAACGTCCCACGGCTCCGATCACCTCTCCTGGTTGGGGTCGTGCGAGGACGGGTTCCGCTTCCTCCACGACGGGGACAACGAGGACACCTCCCGCTACACCCCCCAGGACACCGGGGCCCTCGACGCGCTCTTCATCGCTCCCTGGCTCGGTTCGGGGTGGGCCCAGGCCATCCGCCGCCTGAGCCCGGCGCGGTGGTTCCTGATGCACCTCACCGCCGCTGAGATCGACGCCCACGAAAAGGGCGCCTACCTGCCCGAACTCTGCGACAGCGTCCCCCCCGGCGTCGTCTGCCTCCGCCCCGGCAAGCGTTATTCCCCCGAGTCCTGA